In Macadamia integrifolia cultivar HAES 741 chromosome 5, SCU_Mint_v3, whole genome shotgun sequence, a single window of DNA contains:
- the LOC122080280 gene encoding histone H1-like isoform X1, with the protein MESSTVPPASSGPPAAPPPAPPPTSEAEASLPPHLDLSAAPFSTTQAAPAVIANAAPPTHGSTPSHPPYAEMITTAIRALDERKGSSKTAIKKYIDSTYPNLPATHAALLTTHLKRLKNTGLVIMVRRSYKLPNPKKAQAAPPSSSSALAFPLSVPEKRGRGRPPKPKPLEVGPALPKRSRGRPPKPKPLNAGPALLKRRPGRPPKPKPASVTFTVVGSDVKRGRGRPPKPKPILVPGSNGIVSQPKPRRQPKKPRPIAVPTSYGFVPPKQPRKPPKVRPLVATAGAGIGFVSGSPRPRGRPPKNAVPSSSGDMGAGPSTSAAPIVVNKGGSRPRGRPPKKPKNVADVAVATVVVLPHAPVGESVATAVVSGGLSNNVVSSPEKRGRGRPRKTGGLLAPKDGPSTPKRPVGRPKKIIMTPTAATVATETVE; encoded by the exons ATGGAGTCCTCAACAGTTCCTCCGGCGAGCTCCGGACCTCCTGCAGCTCCTCCTCCAGCTCCTCCTCCGACAAGTGAAGCTGAAGCATCTCTCCCACCCCACTTGGATTTGTCCGCCGCCCCTTTCTCGACTACTCAAGCTGCTCCTGCGGTTATTGCAAACGCCGCCCCTCCAACTCACGGCTCCACCCCAAGCCATCCTCCTTATGCAGAG ATGATTACTACTGCGATCAGGGCTCTTGACGAGAGAAAGGGTTCGAGCAAGACTGCCATAAAGAAGTATATCGATTCGACCTACCCAAATCTTCCGGCTACTCATGCAGCTTTGTTAACTACACATCTGAAGAGGCTAAAGAACACTGGTCTTGTAATCATGGTGAGACGCTCTTACAAGCTCCCCAACCCCAAGAAAGCTCAAGCTGCTCCTCCGTCGTCTTCTTCTGCACTTGCTTTTCCGTTGTCGGTGCCGGAGAAGAGAGGCCGTGGGCGCCCACCTAAGCCCAAGCCCTTAGAAGTTGGACCTGCATTGCCTAAGAGAAGCCGTGGCCGCCCACCTAAGCCCAAGCCCTTAAATGCCGGACCTGCATTGCTTAAGAGAAGACCTGGGCGCCCACCTAAACCCAAGCCCGCTTCGGTGACATTTACAGTTGTTGGATCAGATGTGAAGAGGGGCCGTGGACGCCCACCGAAACCCAAGCCCATTCTGGTTCCGGGCTCGAATGGGATCGTTTCACAGCCCAAGCCAAGACGGCAACCTAAGAAGCCCAGGCCCATCGCTGTTCCTACGTCGTACGGTTTCGTTCCACCAAAGCAACCGAGAAAGCCACCGAAGGTCAGGCCATTGGTTGCTACCGCCGGCGCCGGAATTGGCTTTGTATCGGGATCACCTAGGCCTAGGGGTCGACCGCCGAAGAACGCTGTACCATCGTCCTCCGGCGACATGGGTGCAGGTCCCAGTACAAGTGCAGCTCCCATTGTTGTAAACAAGGGTGGTAGTAGGCCACGTGGTCGGccgcccaagaaacccaagaatgTGGCCGATGTTGCAGTGGCAACAGTGGTGGTGCTGCCTCATGCTCCAGTAGGTGAGTCCGTTGCTACTgctgttgtttctggtggtttATCGAATAATGTAGTGTCCTCGccggagaagagaggaaggggtCGACCAAGAAAGACTGGTGGACTGTTGGCGCCAAAAGATGGACCGTCAACGCCAAAAAGACCGGTTGGGCGGCCGAAGAAGATAATTATGACTCCTACGGCGGCTACAGTGGCAACAGAGACGGTGGAATGA
- the LOC122080280 gene encoding SH3 domain-containing protein C23A1.17-like isoform X2, with the protein MQRALDERKGSSKTAIKKYIDSTYPNLPATHAALLTTHLKRLKNTGLVIMVRRSYKLPNPKKAQAAPPSSSSALAFPLSVPEKRGRGRPPKPKPLEVGPALPKRSRGRPPKPKPLNAGPALLKRRPGRPPKPKPASVTFTVVGSDVKRGRGRPPKPKPILVPGSNGIVSQPKPRRQPKKPRPIAVPTSYGFVPPKQPRKPPKVRPLVATAGAGIGFVSGSPRPRGRPPKNAVPSSSGDMGAGPSTSAAPIVVNKGGSRPRGRPPKKPKNVADVAVATVVVLPHAPVGESVATAVVSGGLSNNVVSSPEKRGRGRPRKTGGLLAPKDGPSTPKRPVGRPKKIIMTPTAATVATETVE; encoded by the exons ATGCAGAG GGCTCTTGACGAGAGAAAGGGTTCGAGCAAGACTGCCATAAAGAAGTATATCGATTCGACCTACCCAAATCTTCCGGCTACTCATGCAGCTTTGTTAACTACACATCTGAAGAGGCTAAAGAACACTGGTCTTGTAATCATGGTGAGACGCTCTTACAAGCTCCCCAACCCCAAGAAAGCTCAAGCTGCTCCTCCGTCGTCTTCTTCTGCACTTGCTTTTCCGTTGTCGGTGCCGGAGAAGAGAGGCCGTGGGCGCCCACCTAAGCCCAAGCCCTTAGAAGTTGGACCTGCATTGCCTAAGAGAAGCCGTGGCCGCCCACCTAAGCCCAAGCCCTTAAATGCCGGACCTGCATTGCTTAAGAGAAGACCTGGGCGCCCACCTAAACCCAAGCCCGCTTCGGTGACATTTACAGTTGTTGGATCAGATGTGAAGAGGGGCCGTGGACGCCCACCGAAACCCAAGCCCATTCTGGTTCCGGGCTCGAATGGGATCGTTTCACAGCCCAAGCCAAGACGGCAACCTAAGAAGCCCAGGCCCATCGCTGTTCCTACGTCGTACGGTTTCGTTCCACCAAAGCAACCGAGAAAGCCACCGAAGGTCAGGCCATTGGTTGCTACCGCCGGCGCCGGAATTGGCTTTGTATCGGGATCACCTAGGCCTAGGGGTCGACCGCCGAAGAACGCTGTACCATCGTCCTCCGGCGACATGGGTGCAGGTCCCAGTACAAGTGCAGCTCCCATTGTTGTAAACAAGGGTGGTAGTAGGCCACGTGGTCGGccgcccaagaaacccaagaatgTGGCCGATGTTGCAGTGGCAACAGTGGTGGTGCTGCCTCATGCTCCAGTAGGTGAGTCCGTTGCTACTgctgttgtttctggtggtttATCGAATAATGTAGTGTCCTCGccggagaagagaggaaggggtCGACCAAGAAAGACTGGTGGACTGTTGGCGCCAAAAGATGGACCGTCAACGCCAAAAAGACCGGTTGGGCGGCCGAAGAAGATAATTATGACTCCTACGGCGGCTACAGTGGCAACAGAGACGGTGGAATGA
- the LOC122080212 gene encoding SEC12-like protein 2 — translation MGKGRDPDPPCFRKYGLPFYSASWVPSKKIFAQKLKQKQESQKEGEEVATDDGSTLTSDTKANRSYLAFAGGGGEGRSGIPNAILLADFDFSSNSLSEQPVAKLGTQADLPYRMAVHPGGEGLICSLPKSCRWFKWDVLEDEGTCKLDLISSEKVLTQLEDIGQQLALTFNSEGSVLAVGGEDGYLRVFKWPSMEVILEKDDAYSSVKDLDFSSDGKLLVSLGNGGPCRVWDVTLSTVIASLPKESDEVFGFCRFSQTSDNKQILYTTAMRDRGGSIVSWNTSSWRRVRSKQIVRDPICAFDVSADGRLLAVGTVQGDVFIINSLNMKVQTVVRKAHLGLVTRLTFSEHSRALASTSMDSSVRVTVIGDQKRESGGSVWIIIFVVLFAILVYFLKTYGAIPHL, via the exons atggggaagggaagggaTCCAGATCCCCCATGTTTCAGGAAGTACGGTCTTCCTTTCTACTCAGCTTCTTGGGTTCCATCGAAGAAGATATTCGCTCAGAAACTGAAGCAAAAGCAAGAATCACAGAAGGAAGGCGAGGAAGTCGCCACTGATGATGGATCCACGTTAACGTCAGATACTAAAGCCAATAGGAGCTACTTGGCGTTCGCAGGCGGCGGTGGAGAAGGCCGAAGCGGAATCCCTAATGCTATTCTTCTTGCAGATTTCGATTTCTCATCCAATTCTCTCTCCGAACAGCcg GTGGCTAAGCTTGGAACTCAAGCTGATTTACCATACAGAATGGCTGTCCACCCAGGTGGAGAAGGCCTTATTTGTTCATTACCAAAAAGTTGCAG ATGGTTCAAGTGGGATGTTCTAGAGGATGAAGGAACCTGTAAATTGGACCTGATATCCTCTGAGAAAGTGTTGACCCAGTTGGAAGATATTGGTCAACAGTTAGCACTGACCTTTAACAGTGAGGGTTCTGTACTTGCTGTTGGTGGCGAG GATGGCTATTTGAGGGTCTTCAAGTGGCCTAGTATGGAAGTCATTCTTGAAAAGGATGATGCTTATTCGTCTGTGAAGGATTTGGATTTCAG CTCTGATGGGAAGCTTCTTGTCTCCCTGGGAAATGGTGGCCCTTGTAGGGTGTGGGATGTAACCTTATCAACTGTTATAGCTTCTTTACCAAAGGAATCG GACGAGGTTTTCGGCTTCTGTAGGTTTTCTCAGACAAGTGATAATAAGCAGATTCTGTATACTACTGCTATGCGAG ATCGGGGAGGAAGCATTGTATCTTGGAATACTAGCTCATGGAGGAGAGTTCGCTCAAAGCAAATAGTCCGTGATCCTATTTGTGCATTTGACGTTTCTGCTGATGGAAGACTCCTTGCAGT TGGGACAGTTCAAGGAGATGTTTTTATTATAAACTCTCTCAATATGAAGGTGCAGACAGTGGTGAGGAAAGCACACCTTGGGCTCGTGACTAGATTGACGTTCTCTGAACATTCCAG GGCTTTGGCCTCAACATCCATGGACTCGAGTGTGAGGGTGACAGTAATTGGAGATCAAAAGAGGGAGAGTG gGGGGAGTGTTTGGATCatcatttttgttgttttatttgCAATTCTGGTGTATTTCCTGAAGACCTACGGAGCTATTCCGCACCTGTAA
- the LOC122079244 gene encoding probable serine/threonine-protein kinase SIS8, producing MKNILKKLHMVPTQSEDAEGSTSLRGNRSNDDSPGRSSPSCSSPSHHAEQKPFSSISGWLNSVTNRKSPSPPSSSNVRGRGEARDTSDSLDSNALDIVLDAVRRDSESSNSRDPEMDEEYQIQLALELSAREDPEAVQIEAVKQISLGSCPSQNTPAEVVAYRYWNYNALNYDDKILDGFYDLYGILAESTSEKMPSLVDLQGVPVSENISWEAVLVNRAADSDLLKLEQKALMMALELRSGSFGSVGTDMVQKLADLVANYMGGPVGDPESMLKAWRNLSNRLRASIGSMVLPLGSLTIGCARHRALLFKVLADSVGIPCRLVKGQQYTGSDNVAMNIVKVGDGREYIVDLMADPGTLIPSDAAGPQIEYFEPVSPFLRDADHSILESSGSGFTSSVGGYLEFEPLDRRSRSRGLSSREKDSIERDNSGELIGVKNPEVESSQEPPPEPMKGEVISKLTTNDSGEPSKVEKVLASGRPSHPFMHARSPSWTEGVSSPAAHRMKVKDVSQYMIDAAKENPQLAQKLHDVLLESGVVAPPNLFTEIYSEREDASVVEAKKEREDKDEKKKRRNGTRHEAHADLGRGQFLPPLPYHGVQLKPSPSGVQMEHLKCVEGLDVNQPLKSGEASGIPYSSGSEVSAALAPDTSQVKFVPFAAAAAAATAAVVASSMVVSAAMSSNDSNTVVPATAAATASATAAVVVATTAAVNKQYEKSESCVPFPGSASCSNQRCAAQSDGDAYCAGYAPRGGGDREHDAFAAHAEAERSSDRSAGNDCSKSDSTLDDVAELEIPWEEITLGERIGLGSYGEVYRGEWHGTEVAVKKFLDQDISGDALQEFRTEVRIMKRLRHPNVVLLMGAVTRAPNLSIVTEFLPRGSLYRLIHRPNNQLDERRRLRMALDVARGMNYLHNCSPVIVHRDLKSPNLLVDKNWVVKVCDFGLSRMKNNTFLSSRSTAGTAEWMAPEVLRNEPSDEKCDVYSFGVILWELSTMQQPWGGMNPMQVVGAVGFQHRRLDIPEDMDPVIADIIRKCWQTNPKMRPSFAEIMAALKPLQKPITSAQVPRPRASINSGQVKGETSRVTDDQ from the exons ATGAAGAACATTCTAAAGAAGCTTCATATGGTGCCTACCCAGTCAGAAGATGCTGAAGGGTCTACATCGTTGAGGGGTAATCGATCGAATGATGATTCCCCTGGCAGGTCATCGCCTTCTTGTTCGTCTCCATCACATCATGCTGAGCAGAAGCCGTTCTCCAGTATCTCTGGGTGGTTGAATTCTGTTACAAACAGAAAAAGTCCTAGTCCTCCCTCATCTTCGAatgtgagagggagaggagaggcAAGGGACACTTCCGATTCTTTGGATAGCAACGCTTTGGATATTGTGTTGGATGCGGTGAGACGGGATTCAGAGTCCAGCAATTCAAGGGATCctgagatggatgaagaatATCAGATACAACTGGCTTTGGAATTGAGTGCAAGGGAGGATCCTGAGGCAGTTCAGATTGAAGCTGTAAAGCAGATTAGTTTGGGTTCTTGCCCTTCCCAGAACACTCCAGCAGAGGTTGTTGCTTACAGATACTGG AACTACAATGCTCTTAACTATGATGACAAGATCTTGGACGGTTTCTATGACCTATATGGCATTCTGGCTGAGTCTACTTCCGAGAAGATGCCTTCCCTTGTTGATTTGCAAGGAGTGCCAGTGTCGGAAAATATCAGCTGGGAAGCAGTTCTTGTAAATAGGGCAGCTGATTCGGACCTATTAAAGCTTGAGCAGAAGGCTCTAATGATGGCTCTTGAGTTAAGGTCGGGATCTTTTGGTTCTGTAGGTACTGATATGGTACAAAAGCTTGCTGATTTAGTTGCTAACTACATGGGTGGACCAGTTGGGGATCCGGAGAGCATGTTGAAAGCGTGGAGGAATCTTAGTAATCGCTTAAGAGCATCTATTGGAAGCATGGTGCTGCCTCTTGGTTCTTTGACCATTGGTTGTGCTCGCCATCGTGCATTATTGTTCAAG GTTTTGGCTGATAGTGTAGGCATTCCGTGCCGCTTAGTGAAAGGGCAGCAGTATACGGGCTCTGATAATGTGGCGATGAACATTGTAAAGGTTGGGGACGGAAG GGAATACATTGTTGATCTGATGGCTGACCCTGGCACGCTTATCCCATCTGATGCAGCGGGACCGCAAATAGAATATTTTGAACCGGTCAGTCCCTTCCTTAGAGATGCTGACCACTCCATTTTAGAATCCTCCGGCAGCGGGTTTACAAGTTCTGTTGGAGGATACTTGGAATTTGAGCCTTTGGACAGGAGATCTAGGTCTAGGGGTCTTTCCAGCAGAGAAAAGGACTCTATTGAAAGAGACAATTCAGGTGAGCTAATAGGCGTCAAGAATCCTGAAGTGGAATCTTCACAAGAACCTCCACCGGAGCCAATGAAGGGCGAGGTCATATCCAAGTTAACAACCAATGATTCCGGGGAACCCTCCAAGGTTGAGAAGGTGCTGGCTTCGGGGAGGCCTAGCCATCCTTTTATGCATGCAAGATCTCCTTCATGGACTGAAGGTGTCAGTTCCCCTGCTGCGCATAGAATGAAAGTGAAAGATGTTTCACAGTACATGATTGATGCTGCCAAAGAGAACCCACAATTAGCTCAGAAGCTTCATGATGTGTTGCTGGAAAGTGGTGTTGTTGCACCTCCGAATTTGTTCACTGAAATTTATTCTGAGCGGGAAGATGCTTCAGTTGTTGaagcaaagaaagagagagaagataaggatgaaaagaaaaagaggaggaatGGAACCCGGCATGAGGCTCATGCTGATCTTGGTCGGGGCCAGTTTTTGCCGCCTCTTCCTTACCATGGTGTGCAATTAAAACCAAGTCCTTCAGGCGTTCAAATGGAGCATTTGAAGTGTGTAGAGGGTTTGGATGTTAACCAACCTCTGAAGTCAGGCGAAGCATCAGGAATACCTTATTCATCAGGATCTGAAGTATCTGCTGCTTTAGCTCCTGACACTTCCCAAGTGAAATTTGTGCCTTTtgctgctgctgccgctgcTGCAACAGCAGCTGTTGTTGCATCTTCAATGGTAGTTTCTGCGGCCATGTCAAGTAATGACTCAAACACTGTAGTTCCTGCTACAGCTGCAGCCACTGCCAGTGCCACTGCTGCGGTTGTAGTTGCAACAACAGCAGCTGTCAATAAGCAGTATGAGAAATCAGAGTCTTGTGTCCCGTTTCCTGGTAGTGCTTCATGTTCCAACCAACGGTGTGCTGCTCAGAGTGATGGTGATGCATATTGTGCAGGGTATGCACCACGAGGAGGTGGTGACCGGGAGCATGATGCTTTTGCTGCTCATGCAGAAGCTGAGAGAAGTTCAGACAGATCGGCAGGTAATGATTGTTCAAAATCTGACAGCACACTTGATGATGTTGCTGAGTTGGAAATCCCATGGGAGGAAATCACCTTGGGTGAGCGTATTGGACTTG GGTCATATGGAGAGGTATACCGTGGGGAGTGGCATGGAACT GAAGTTGCTGTGAAGAAGTTCTTAGACCAGGACATTTCTGGTGATGCACTTCAAGAATTCAGAACtgag GTCCGGATCATGAAAAGGTTACGGCATCCCAATGTTGTTCTCCTCATGGGTGCAGTAACTCGTGCTCCAAATCTTTCAATTGTTACAGAATTTCTTCCTCG GGGTAGTTTGTATAGATTAATTCACAGGCCTAACAATCAATTAGATgaacggaggcgtttgaggatGGCTCTGGATGTC GCTAGAGGGATGAATTATCTGCACAACTGTTCACCTGTAATTGTTCATCGTGATCTGAAGTCTCCAAATCTTCTTGTTGATAAAAATTGGGTTGTGAAG GTTTGTGATTTTGGGTTATCTCGAATGAAGAATAATACATTTCTCTCTTCAAGGTCAACTGCTGGGACG GCTGAGTGGATGGCTCCTGAAGTATTGAGAAATGAACCTTCAGATGAGAA GTGTGATGTATATAGCTTTGGCGTCATATTATGGGAGCTCTCTACAATGCAACAACCTTGGGGAGGGATGAATCCCATGCAAGTTGTTGGCGCTGTTGGATTCCAGCATCGCCGCCTTGATATTCCTGAAGATATGGATCCAGTTATCGCAGATATTATCAGGAAATGCTGGCAAAC